From Leptospira sp. WS58.C1, one genomic window encodes:
- a CDS encoding nucleotide pyrophosphohydrolase, translating into MNFDEAQKTVDDWIKTIGVKYFSELTNLAILMEEVGEFSRLVARKYGDQSFKKGEDPEGLAKELGDILFVLTCLANQMGISLEEAFKATLEKNTTRDKDRHKNNPKLKDL; encoded by the coding sequence ATGAACTTCGACGAAGCCCAAAAGACGGTAGATGATTGGATCAAGACCATCGGAGTAAAATATTTTTCGGAACTTACGAACCTTGCCATTTTAATGGAAGAAGTGGGAGAATTCTCCCGTTTGGTCGCAAGAAAATACGGAGACCAATCATTCAAAAAAGGAGAAGATCCGGAGGGATTAGCTAAGGAATTAGGAGATATCCTTTTTGTTCTAACGTGTTTAGCCAACCAAATGGGGATTTCCTTGGAGGAAGCTTTTAAGGCTACTTTGGAAAAGAACACAACTCGTGACAAGGATCGTCACAAG